The following are encoded together in the Humulus lupulus chromosome 5, drHumLupu1.1, whole genome shotgun sequence genome:
- the LOC133834543 gene encoding uncharacterized protein LOC133834543 isoform X1: MEELFLNRILNSVESLRNEYREVKDSVRIIMGDLQTLIDLRKRRDDERRMYECEMVTRFGSNSDDEKLVNQMIYDEGKGFDLDIQRVRFVEGGNKYETKFGDIHGGEVPKRKSQFGELNHPTSSSGLSGIKFGSVSSTNLCKKNEKVIHKTEASCGGMKRGKFDDKVFKMSSQFGETLLQREMSMKKARVGTIKSMTLFTDVKGTSHCRAGALGGSSHIGKVTMILIFFLNCSILLSLVPNIMYM; the protein is encoded by the exons ATGGAAGAGTTATTTCTTAATCGCATATTAAACTCTGTGGAAAGCCTACGGAATGAGTATcgggaggtgaaggatagtgtACGGATTATAATGGGTGATTTGCAGACATTAATTGATCTTAGGAAACGTAGAGATGATGAGCGAAGAATGTATGAATGTGAAATGGTTACAAGATTTGGCAGCAATTCTGATGATGAGAAACTCGTGAACCAAATGATTTATGATGAAGGAAAAGGGTTTGATTTGGATATCCAGCGAGTTCGTTTCGTCGAAGGGGGTAATAAGTATGAAACTAAGTTTGGAGATATCCATGGTGGTGAAGTACCGAAGCGTAAAAGTCAATTCGGGGAGTTGAATCACCCCACTTCTTCTTCTGGTTTGAGTGGTATTAAATTTGGTTCTGTAAGTTCTACTAATTTATGTAAGAAAAATGAAAAGGTTATACATAAGACGGAGGCTAGTTGTGGGGGAATGAAGAGGGGAAAATTTGATGATAAAGTTTTTAAGATGTCATCCCAATTTGGAGAAACTCTACTGCAGCGTGAGATGTCGATGAAA AAGGCTAGAGTAGGTACAATAAAGTCGATGACATTATTTACAGACGTTAAGGGAACAAGCCATTGTCGGGCAGGTGCATTAGGTGGTAGTTCCCATATTGGAAAGGTAACGatgatattaattttttttttgaattgttCAATATTATTGTCTTTAGTACCGAATATTATGTATATGTAG
- the LOC133834543 gene encoding uncharacterized protein LOC133834543 isoform X2 — protein sequence MQMKMIGPFNASAPILDDPDIASLVEFIFDPVVPDEILVETDFNFLNRDLIRSLGPGKKVMGEVLNVVCEVNTRAALLVSAEDGRAWYLNTRLTVSRISIDSLFPDNGRDDSTRKFYFGDLKKCQHIFIPIHNDKIEHWLLFIVHISDGIVEICDSMLDKHGSSTGSDLVKMVMEKLDYLLADQIADKMGPSFSFTRFSGSDKCWSSSTIKWI from the exons ATGCAGATGAAAATGATTGGTCCGTTTAATGCAAGTGCCCCGATACTTGACGATCCTGATATTGCGTCACTGGTTGAATTTATTTTTGACCCAGTTGTACCTGA TGAAATATTGGTGGAAACGGATTTTAATTTCCTCAATAGAGATTTGATTAGAAGCTTGGGTCCGGGTAAGAAGGTGATGGGTGAG GTGTTGAATGTTGTTTGCGAGGTGAACACACGTGCAGCTCTGCTAGTGTCAGCAGAAGACGGAAGAGCTTGGTATTTGAATACAAGATTGACA GTATCTAGAATTAGCATTGACAGTTTATTTCCAGACAATGGTCGTGATGATTCTACGCGGAAGTTTTACTTTGGTGATTTGAAGAAATGTCAGCAT ATTTTTATTCCAATCCACAATGACAAAATAGAACACTGGTTGCTTTTTATAGTACACATCAGCGATGGTATTGTAGAAATATGTGACTCGATGCTGGACAAACATGGGTCGTCAACTGGAAGTGATCTTGTGAAAATGGTG ATGGAGAAGCTTGATTACTTACTTGCTGACCAAATAGCCGACAAAATGGGGCCTTCTTTTTCATTCACCCGTTTTTCAGGTTCAGACAAATGTTGGAGTTCTTCAACAATCAAATGGATATGA